From one Brachypodium distachyon strain Bd21 chromosome 4, Brachypodium_distachyon_v3.0, whole genome shotgun sequence genomic stretch:
- the LOC104584905 gene encoding glycine-rich protein DOT1-like, which yields MVARHGVEHCVKQSSHDIIGPGPGAGAGDGGNANGGGDGVGTGGGGDAYVGGSGDGDACMGGGGGVLNGGGGGDDACIGGGVANGGGGGDAYAGGGDGDAYDGGGGDDGGGGDGPRDGQRPKEGTASMARAAMRAATLRVRVATLKAIAM from the coding sequence ATGGTGGCACGGCACGGCGTGGAGCATTGCGTAAAACAGTCGTCGCATGATATCATTGGCCCCGGTCCCGGTGCTGGTGCTGGGGATGGTGGCAATGccaatggtggtggtgatggtgtgggcacaggtggtggtggtgatgcaTATGTTGGTGGCAGTGGTGATGGTGATGCCTGCAtgggaggtggtggtggtgtgctcaatggtggtggcggtggtgatGATGCCTGCATCGGTGGTGGTGTGGCCAATGGTGGGGGCGGCGGTGATGCAtatgctggcggcggcgatggtgaTGCATAcgatggtggtggcggcgatgATGGAGGTGGTGGAGACGGCCCGAGAGACGGACAACGCCCCAAGGAAGGCACGGCCAGCATGGCAAGAGCGGCGATGAGGGCCGCGACTTTGAGAGTGAGAGTGGCTACACTCAAAGCCATTGCTATGTGA
- the LOC104584906 gene encoding keratin-associated protein 5-4: MASGSKALALKAATMAAILALLALPSSGRCPSLGPAPPPPPAPIAPPLPTLAPAPARAPVSAPAGPPILCGDCGSHCNSTCDASAHEKCREYCYHPYCNPCMSAYLREHCDMECCRLSSSCSCGPCGQSAFYSCYSFCNDRLCQPCRYGTARSCRESCNTNCANTCHQE; the protein is encoded by the coding sequence ATGGCTTCAGGCTCAAAAGCTCTCGCCCTCAAGGCGGCCACCATGGCTGCCATTCTCGCCTTGCTGGCCCTGCCTTCTTCGGGCCGCTGTCCGTCTCTAGggccagcaccaccaccaccaccagccccCATTGCACCACCACTACCAACTCtggctccagctccagctcggGCTCCGGTTTCTGCACCGGCGGGGCCACCAATATTATGCGGCGACTGCGGCTCGCACTGCAACTCGACGTGTGACGCGTCAGCTCACGAGAAATGCAGGGAGTACTGCTACCATCCCTACTGCAACCCCTGCATGTCGGCCTACCTCCGGGAGCACTGCGACATGGAGTGCTGCCggctcagcagcagctgcagctgcggcCCGTGCGGACAGTCCGCCTTCTATAGCTGCTACAGCTTCTGCAACGACCGGCTGTGCCAGCCCTGCCGGTACGGCACGGCCAGGTCGTGCAGGGAGAGCTGCAACACCAACTGCGCCAACACCTGCCACCAGGAATAA
- the LOC104584907 gene encoding chorion class high-cysteine HCB protein 13-like, whose translation MASLSAAKLLKATTLLAVVLAMLVLPTSARYRSRAPAPAPAPAGVIVRCSECPAYCAAAVAAAGLCGKYCDPPSSTSCDGCRSMVLQYCTACCVAGGGCSSSSSTAASGCGACNYCGGRGCAGEVQRACEQPQGACRVEDEGACKGCRAREEEHCNEYCKSNCVQ comes from the coding sequence ATGGCTTCACTTTCAGCTGCTAAACTACTCAAGGCAACCACGCTgctcgccgtcgtcctcgccaTGCTAGTCCTCCCTACCTCAGCACGCTACCGCTCACGAGCTCCTGCTCCCGCAccggctccggcgggggtCATAGTACGATGCAGCGAGTGCCCCGCGTACtgcgcggccgccgtggcggcggccggcctgTGCGGCAAGTACTGCGACCCCCCGTCATCGACGAGCTGCGACGGCTGCAGGTCCATGGTGCTCCAGTACTGCACGGCGTGCtgcgtcgccggcggcggctgcagcagcagcagcagcaccgccgCAAGTGGCTGCGGGGCGTGCAACTACTGCGGCGGGCGCGGGTGCGCCGGCGAGGTGCAGCGCGCGTGCGAGCAGCCGCAGGGCGCCTGCCGCGTTGAGGACGAAGGGGCGTGCAAGGGCTGCCGGGCACGGGAGGAAGAGCATTGCAACGAGTACTGCAAGAGCAACTGCGTCCAGTAA